A region from the Tachyglossus aculeatus isolate mTacAcu1 chromosome Y4, mTacAcu1.pri, whole genome shotgun sequence genome encodes:
- the ARHGAP30 gene encoding rho GTPase-activating protein 30 yields MKSRQKGKKKGGSKERVFGCDLLEHLQNSGQDVPQVLRSCAEFVEEHGVVDGIYRLSGVSSNIQRLRQEFEAERKPDLGKEVYLQDIHCVSSLCKAYFRELPDPLLTYRLYDKFAEAVAVQMEAERLVKIGEVLRELPDPHYRTLEFLMRHLVHMASFSGQTNMHARNLAIVWAPNLLRSKDIEASGFNGTAAFMEVRVQSIVVEFVLTHVQQLFGGAPLPIGEAEGGRRSLLLGIGRPPIGPGVLEEVSSRSPTCHLPSILQAGDGPPQMRPYHTIIEIGDHKRKGSLKVRKWRSIFNLGRSGHETKRKTHRGGKDGEKLDKGSLRPAKSMDSLSAACGVCDESEEPPRSDGPRPSLLGLDGPEDVSAAAAAAASGFPEAGGETSSAPGTPRAGRAGVRSPSSRAERCAGVHISDPYNVNLPLHITSMLSGPPTIVSNVSLARLTRGLECPALLPRPANAANVANADEAENAANVANADEAENAASADKAENAANADEKAEASPAPAEAAGPELARLSQEVQDSFSFLEDLNGSEKDWGGGEGQGVCPRPLSLVDDDPVYLGDPFYTGAGLQAEEFSVEPPLDELSLDEAPFVLAPACCSLDGRAPTPEESGDDVFLSAYDDLSPLLGPGAPGDEARWAPNEAWGRGEAQEDAGAGGRRARGDERTGEAAGAEGEEPGGDGEARVEAGDPGAAQTRAQADPEVRGEEVNVEALGLQEGDGPRDGPEVQEEAEGGWEILEEAEGGWEVREEARTGQEVPGEAAGGRKVQGEAEGEGWVVPEEAGESQEVQKETGRGQEVQEEDGGGREVQGEARRGQKGQEEVRGGQEVQEEAGGGQEVQEEATGGQQFQGGVGEGQEAPEEARGSQEVQAEAGKEMEPERIQASDPGDPEARGEEAEGDGEATRAREAEGGREAGENGPLAPGAEPLAASGSEPAGPGYQRPAPSERWPPCPSPPPPSPTGSVGMRLASTLVRVQQVRSVPVIPPKPQFAKVPCALTSKIHVAPATPCPRPGRLDGSPAEGASAARAQRASWRNGGSLSFDAAVALARERQRTQAPAAVRRTQTCGPPPPPCGPVPPCAPRPLSCVGCPLTRDPPLGGSERADPRSRLSLPPPASRPPETPGPRQRSSYAFERPSCERRDGRDFGDPGSCSPVRDDSRLGGAGVDSGGTEPLRKGF; encoded by the exons TGCCCCAGGTGCTGCGGAGCTGTGCCGAGTTCGTGGAGGAGCACGGCGTGGTGGACGGGATCTATCGGCTGTCGGGGGTGTCCTCCAACATCCAGCGGCTTCG GCAGGAATTTGAGGCGGAGAGGAAGCCGGATCTGGGGAAGGAGGTCTACCTGCAGGACATCCACTGCGTCTCCTCCTTGTGCAAGGCCTATTTTCGGGAGCTGCCCGATCCCCTGCTCACCTACCGGCTCTACGACAAGTTCGCC GAGGCGGTGGCCGTTCAGATGGAGGCCGAGAGACTGGTGAAGATCGGCGAAGTCCTGCGGGAGCTGCCCGACCCACactacag GACCCTGGAGTTCCTCATGCGTCACCTGGTCCACATGGCATCGTTCAGCGGCCAGACCAACATGCACGCCCGCAACCTGGCCATCGTTTGGGCCCCCAACCTGCTGCG GTCGAAGGACATCGAGGCGTCGGGGTTCAACGGGACGGCGGCCTTCATGGAGGTGCGCGTCCAGTCCATCGTCGTCGAGTTCGTCCTCACGCACGTCCAGCAGCTGTTCGGAGGAGCCCCCCTGCCCA ttGGAGAAGCAGAGGGCGGGCGGCGGTCCCTGCTGCTGGGGATCGGGAGACCCCCCATCGGGCCGGGGGTCTTGGAGGAGGTCAGCAGCCGGAGCCCCACCTGCCACCTGCCCAGCATCCTGCAGGCCGGAGACGGGCCCCCCCAGATGCGGCCGTACCACACCATCATAGAGATCGGGGACCACAA gagaaaggGCTCACTGAAGGTCAGGAAGTGGAGATCCATCTTCAATCTGGGCCGGTCCGGGCATGAGACCAAAAGGAAAACCCACCGTGGGGGTAAGGATG GGGAGAAGCTGGACAAGGGGAGCCTGCGGCCAGCGAAGAGCATGGACTCCCTCAGCGCCGCCTGTGGCGTCTGTGACG AGTCCGAGGAGCCCCCCAGATCCGACGGCCCCCGCCCCAGCCTGCTGGGCCTCGACGGCCCGGAGGACgtctcggcggcggcggcggcggcggcttcgGGGTTCCCAGAGGCGGGGGGCGAGACGAGCTCGGCCCCGGGGACCCcccgggcgggccgggccggggtccgGAGTCCCAGCTCGCGGGCGGAGCGCTGCGCGGGGGTCCACATCTCGGACCCCTACAACGTCAACCTGCCGTTGCACATCACGTCCATGCTGAGCGGGCCGCCCACCATCGTGTCCAACGTCAGCCTGGCCCGCCTCACCCGCGGCCTCGAGTGTCCCGCCCTCCTGCCCCGACCCGCCAACGCCGCCAACGTCGCCAACGCCGACGAGGCCGAAAACGCCGCCAACGTCGCCAACGCCGACGAGGCCGAAAACGCCGCCAGCGCCGACAAGGCCGAAAACGCCGCCAACGCGG ACGAGAAGGCAGAAGCGTCCCCGGCCCCGGCCGAGGCGGCCGGCCCAGAGCTGGCTCGACTGTCCCAGGAAGTGCAggattccttctccttcctggaagACCTGAACGGCTCCGAGAAGGACTGGGgcggtggagaggggcagggggtctgCCCGAGGCCCCTCTCCCTGGTGGACGATGACCCCGTCTACCTGGGCGACCCCTTCTACACGGGCGCCGGGCTGCAG GCAGAGGAGTTCTCCGTGGAGCCGCCCCTGGACGAGCTGTCCCTGGATGAGGCGCCGTTCGTCCTGGCCCCCGCCTGCTGCTCCCTGGACGGCAGGGCCCCCACGCCGGAGGAGAGCGGGGACGACGTCTTCTTGAGCGCCTACGACGACCTGAGTCCCCTGCTGGGGCCCGGGGCTCCTGGCGACGAGGCCCGCTGGGCCCCGAATGAGgcgtggggacggggagaggcccAGGAGGATGCAGGTGCGGGAGGACGACGGGCCAGAGGAGACGAGAGGACCGGAGAGGCTGCCGGGGCCGAGGGAGAGGAgcctgggggagatggagaggcccGGGTGGAGGCCGGAGACCCGGGGGCGGCCCAGACCCGGGCCCAGGCAGACCCTGAGGTCAGAGGGGAGGAGGTGAATGTGGAGGCTCTGGGACTCCAGGAAGGGGATGGGCCTCGGGACGGTCCAGAGGTCCAGGAAGAGGCTGAGGGAGGTTGGGAGATTCTGGAAGAGGctgagggaggttgggaggtccggGAGGAGGCCAGGACGGGtcaggaggtcccaggagaggcaGCGGGTGGTCGGAAGGTCCAGGGAGAGGCCGAGGGGGAAGGTTGGGTGGTTCCGGAAGAGGCAGGGGAAAGTCAGGAGGTCCAGAAAGAGACTGGGAGAGGTCAGGAGGTCCAGGAAGAAGATGGGGGAGGtcgggaggtccagggagaggctAGGAGAGGTCAGAAAGGCCAGGAAGAGGTCAGGGGAGGTCAGGAGGTCCAGGAAGAGGCTGGGGGAGGTCAGGAGGTCCAGGAAGAGGCTACGGGAGGTCAGCAGTTCCAGGGAGGGGTCGGAGAAGGTCAGGAGGCCCCAGAAGAAGCCagagggagtcaggaggtccaaGCGGAGGCTGGAAAGGAGATGGAACCGGAGCGGATCCAGGCTTCGGACCCAGGGGACCCTGAGGCCAGAGGGGAGGAG GCTGAAGGGGACGGAGAGGCCACGCGggcccgggaggccgagggaggccgggaggccggTGAAAACGGCCCCCTGGCCCCGGGAGCCGAGCCCCTGGCGGCCTCTGGCTCCGAGCCGGCGGGTCCGGGCTACCAGAGGCCCGCGCCATCGGAGCGCTGGCCACcgtgcccctctcccccgccccccagccccacgggcAGCGTGGGCATGCGGCTGGCCTCCACCCTGGTCAGGGTGCAGCAGGTCCGCTCCGTGCCCGTGATCCCCCCGAAGCCGCAGTTCGCCAAGGTGCCCTGCGCCCTGACCAGCAAAATCCACGTGGCCCCCGCGACCCCCTGCCCGCGGCCTGGCCGGCTGGACGGCTCGCCCGCGGAGGGGGCCTCGGCCGCCCGGGCccagagggcctcctggaggaacggGGGCAGCCTGTCCTTCGACGCGGCCGTGGCCCTGGCCCGGGAGCGGCAGCGGACGCAGGCCCCCGCGGCCGTCCGGCGCACCCAGACctgcggccccccgcccccgccgtgcGGCCCCGTTCCGCCCTGCGCCCCCCGGCCTCTCAGCTGCGTGGGCTGCCCCCTGACCCGGGACCCCCCGCTCGGGGGCTCAGAGAGGGCTGACCCCCGCAGCCGGCTCAGCCTGCCCCCGCCGGCCTCCCGCCCGCCGGAGACCCCCGGCCCTCGCCAACGCAGCTCCTACGCTTTCGAG AGACCATCCTGCGAGAGGAGGGACGGGCGAGACTTCGGGGACCCCGGCTCTTGCTCCCCGGTCCGAGATGATTCCCGCCTTGGCGGGGCCGGGGTGGATTCAGGCGGGACTGAGCCCTTGCGCAAAGGCTTCTAG